A region of Plasmodium falciparum 3D7 genome assembly, chromosome: 12 DNA encodes the following proteins:
- a CDS encoding pre-mRNA-splicing factor SYF1, putative, which yields MALFGELYECEEFFNEETFNIKEGEFYNYDDYRDLEESFDYSAHPEYVESNDVTLINKNNDDYDDDNKSYIKNIEIDIKENFDKISTRYLFLYINKYKEMYIKNMKGLYEVHFYDIHLKGDKKSILATDHNIIEYCMENLMNINNNPDDNNNDTNNKSVHSSDNMHINKDERYNIYRDKKKKKKKKRVYDLFCIYAIILKYFPYSFKLWYHYIKDSIEMITDVYYRNKKNYKYINKIFDQCLLYMYNFKSIYIMYIQFLYIQRDVKKIRQIFNLSLQNVYLNQQNDLWECQLLFNEKINNKVINYEYIKRYVTIYPEQIIHLFKHYVKYKMYKNAMITFFYILNSEDNFDLGNFSKYDIYQEIYKLLNSKGSLNNDIIHLLRNNLYIFKNYESITSIYILLANNFIYDGRWNKAMDSYEEGISECYTVNDFITLFDNYIEMLKMLIDLNIYEQEEREKDILKKTLKRKKGKKKKKKKKKKKKKKYDKEENILSDEDDDDDDNDDDNDDDNDDDNDNDNDNDDDNNNNNNNNNNNNNNSVDIDTNLIIDLYMDKINYLLDQRKTYIADIKLKNNKNNVYIWLSKIDSIINEEEKIHLYDESLRYFEKNDYTGKLSDIYISYAYYYYNKNEYTNCINIFKLALKQNAYFKSANEIANIFCAWIEIELLERNYKEALNIARLSIDINKKSYNTLYKSSTSILLYEDISLNNNLKNKNNYHTNFNLLSCMKLVSLIIDMEMNYGTIETTLNMFDFFYHSKCINVKMVLTLATYLYEKKYFNESFKVYEKALSVFHYPYVYPIYVNYINKYIQRYKDKNISYVRDLFKQAIYGNDNKTFIPKEFAKHIFLMYANFESNYGFIKKELSIYKEAIPFLEEPDKIKFYKIFISKVSRAYGIQKAREAFEEAIQTLSDDSARQLCMIYIDMEYKLNEYERVRALYIYTAQYTNPLLYMDFYKDWREFEALHGNENTFREMIRIKRSVLNIFSNSRNNMEDEKQQKANMDALENTKRKLKEIIEKEEEHQKKLKRSELYNY from the exons ATGGCTTTATTTGGAGAACTGTATGAGTGCGAAGAATTTTTTAACGAAGAGACATTTAACATAAAAGAAGgtgaattttataattatgatgattataGGGATTTAGAAGAATCGTTTGATTACTCAGCACACCCCGAGTATGTTGAATCTAACGATGTAActttaataaataagaataatgatgattatgatgatgataataagagttatattaaaaatattgaaatagacataaaagaaaattttgatAAGATATCAACaagatatttatttttatatattaataagtataaagaaatgtatataaaaaatatgaaaggaTTATACGAGGTccatttttatgatatacaTTTGAAGGGTGATAAAAAATCAATCCTTGCAACtgatcataatattatagaatATTGTATGGAAaatttaatgaatataaataataatccagatgataataataatgatactaataataaaagtgtaCATAGTAGTGACAATATGCATATTAATAAGGACGAacgttataatatttatagagataaaaaaaaaaaaaaaaaaaaaaaaagagtatACGACCTTTTTTGTATCTAtgcaataatattaaaatatttcccTTATAGTTTTAAATTATGGTATCATTATATTAAAGATAGCATAGAAATGATAACAGATGTAtattatagaaataaaaaaaattataaatatataaataaaatatttgatcaatgtttattatatatgtataattttaaatcaatatatattatgtatattcaatttttatatattcaaaggGATGTAAAAAAAATCCGTCAGATATTTAATCTGTCTTTACAGAATGTTTATTTGAACCAACAAAATGATTTATGGGAATGTCAACTATTATTTAATGAGaagataaataataaagttataaattatgaatatattaaaagatatgTTACCATTTATCCCGAACAAAtcatacatttatttaagcattatgtaaaatataaaatgtataaaaatgcTATGATCACCTTCTTTTATATCCTAAATAGTGAAGATAATTTTGACCTCGggaatttttcaaaatatgatatttatCAAGAGATATACAAACTTCTAAATTCTAAAGGATccttaaataatgatattatacATTTGTTGAGgaacaatttatatatatttaaaaattatgaaagcATAacatccatatatatattattagccaataattttatatatgatggGAGATGGAATAAAGCTATGGATTCTTATGAAGAGGGGATATCAGAATGTTACACCGTTAATGATTTTATAACTTTAtttgataattatattgaAATGTTGAAGATGTTAATAgatctaaatatatatgaacaagaGGAGAGAGAAAAGGATATTCTAAAGAAGAcattaaaaaggaaaaaaggaaaaaaaaaaaaaaaaaaaaaaaaaaaaaaaaaaaaaaaaaaatatgataaagaggaaaatatattatctgatgaggatgatgatgatgatgataatgatgatgataatgatgatgataatgatgatgataatgataatgataatgataatgatgatgataataataataataataataataataataataataataataacagtgTTGATATAGATACCAATTTAATTATAGATTTATATatggataaaataaattacctATTAGATCAACGTAAAACATATATAGcagatataaaattaaaaaataataaaaataatgtttatatatggtTAAGTAAAATAGATTCTATTATCAACGAAGAAGAgaaaatacatttatatgatgAGTCTTTAAGATATTTTGAAAAGAATGATTACACAGGAAAATTaagtgatatatatattagttatgcttattattattataataaaaatgaatatacgaattgtataaatatttttaaattagcTTTAAAACAAAATGCATATTTTAAAAGTGCTAATGAAATagcaaatatattttgtgcaTGGATAGAAATAGAATTGTTAGAAAGAAATTATAAGGAGGCATTAAATATAGCTAGACTATCcatagatataaataaaaaatcttataatacattatataaatcatcaacttctatattactatatgaagatatatcattaaataataaccttaaaaataaaaataattatcatactaattttaatttattaagttGTATGAAATTAGTATCTCTAATTATAGATATGGAAATGAATTATGGAACAATAGAAACGACATTAAATATGTTTGATTTCTTTTATCAttcaaaatgtataaatgtaaaaatggTATTAACCTTAGCTAcctatttatatgaaaaaaaatattttaatgaatCTTTTAAAGTATATGAAAAAGCATTATCTGTTTTTCATTATCCATATGTATATcctatatatgttaattatattaataaatatattcaaagatataaagataaaaatatatcatatgtaAGAGACTTATTCAAGCAAGCGATATAtggtaatgataataaaacatttatacCAAAGGAATTCGCCAAACATATATTCTTAATGTATGCTAACTTTGAAAGTAACTAtggatttattaaaaaagaactCTCTATATATAAAGAGGCTATACCTTTCTTGGAAGAGCCAgacaaaattaaattttataaaatttttatctcCAAG GTATCTAGAGCATATGGAATTCAAAAGGCTAGAGAAGCCTTCGAAGAAGCAATCCAAACTCTATCAGATGATAGT gCTCGACAATTATGTATGATATACATTGATATGGAATATAAGTTAAATGAATATGAGCGTGTAAGggccttatatatatatacagcCCAATACACAAACCCTTTATTATACATGGATTTCTACAAG gATTGGAGAGAATTTGAAGCCTTGCATGGAAACGAAAACACCTTTCGAGAAATGATAAGAATAAAGAGGAGcgttttaaatatattttc gaATTCTCGTAACAATATGGAAGATgaaaaacaacaaaaagCTAATATGGATGCATTGGAAAATacgaaaagaaaattaaaagagATAATTGAAAAAGAAGAGGAGCATCAAAAAAAACTTAAAAGAAGTGAATTGTATAATTATTAG
- a CDS encoding vesicle transport v-SNARE protein VTI1, putative, producing MSETLYNDYKNNCYEYMKTVLYTEKIIKDNNSDQNKLLNIYEKAIKSAESMFKKMQLEVEANYMVDDKENELNNIYNEICEYKVKLKKFKDEILENDKRKYERSSNNYNNNVNYDDRILLLSDVDLLEKGDVYINHSKILMDNTEYISNDVMNNLNKQRECIKKNVSNISFLSNKLDHAKIIIKNLNKKQLFNKYRLYIIFIFIILTFLLILSIKYNRYVKKYPYIKTNDDNDHNNQNNNIDLILENQKSIQVQNQQNTNYTLDKFNNTQEAKSVFYDFEQKKKDKDINNNENQNKYVNINDYQNYIYKINTKHKYTDENINSNIDEYNTLIDFNEIDNNNNKNQLTKLDTYYQHTHELNKNEKVPEEKQKDNDHIIENVIQNTDENITSSSMSSNINEYPTKSNNNTSS from the coding sequence ATGTCGGAAACTCTATACAATGATTACAAAAATAATTGTTATGAATACATGAAAACGGTTTTATACACGGAGAAGATAATTAAGGATAATAACTCTGATCAGAATAAGTTATTAAACATTTATGAGAAGGCGATAAAGAGTGCTGAGAGTATGTTTAAGAAAATGCAACTGGAGGTCGAAGCAAATTATATGGTTGATGATAAAGAAAacgaattaaataatatatataatgaaatatgtgaatataaagtaaaattaaaaaaatttaaagacgaaatattagaaaacgataaaagaaaatatgaaagaagtagtaataattataataataatgtgaattATGATGAccgtatattattattaagtgATGTCGATTTATTAGAAAAAGGagatgtatatattaatcattcaaaaatattaatggATAATACAGAATATATTAGTAATGATGttatgaataatttaaataaacaaagagaatgtataaaaaaaaatgtatcgaatatttcatttttatcaaataaattaGATCATgctaaaattattataaaaaacttaaataaaaaacaattatttaataaatatagattatatatcatttttatatttatcattctAACCTTCTTATTAATACtttctataaaatataataggtatgttaaaaaatatccatatataaaaaccaatgatgataatgatcataataatcaaaataataatatagatctCATATTAGAAAATCAAAAAAGCATACAAGTACAAAACCAACAAAATACAAACTATACACTCgacaaatttaataatacacaAGAAGCAAAAAGTGTTTTCTATGATTtcgaacaaaaaaaaaaagataaagacATAAACAATAACGAGAaccaaaataaatatgtaaatataaatgattatcaaaattacatatataaaataaatacgaAGCATAAATATAcagatgaaaatataaactcAAATATCGATGAGTATAATACATTGATTGATTTTAATGAAATagataacaacaataataaaaatcaaCTAACGAAACTTGATACCTATTATCAACATACACacgaattaaataaaaatgaaaaggtaccagaagaaaaacaaaaagacaATGATCATATTATCGAAAATGTCATACAAAATACAgatgaaaatataacatcTTCTTCTATGTCTTccaatataaatgaatatccaacaaaaagtaataataacacCTCCTCATga
- a CDS encoding clustered-asparagine-rich protein — MNNEIVNSTIDGVLNTKLHIQNIPPHITDVHLRSLLGNVGFIKDICYFNKSKKQMNNNNFANKKIYNTALVTFNTHEEALNVLKNIKNLIDTSGEERNIDAKFAVPNVSINNNNNNNNSNTFFQKNNMNNTNFSQGSTNYGSNYNSENFQGNNNMNNYNFYNNNSSNNNNNNQTNTQNNFMNRNMKNKNMNNNNNNNNSNNNMMMNMNFNNNQQMNNNPMLNQNNFMLNNNNNYNNNAKNVNDMYRDGEMSPNHLNNNNNNINNNNNNNNNNNNNNNNNVMFRQNNSHLAQMYQANDNSLEDVENVDGLSLWEMYKDKNNNIFYYNNLTKHSQWHKPVHPNKLFQYNNNEKTKQNGPSGSNLFIFHIPSEWTDLDLFQHFCCFGNIISSKIQRDSTGRNSGFGFVSYDNVISAQHAIQFMNGYFVNNKYLKVQLKKGETVENTNS; from the coding sequence ATGAATAACGAAATCGTAAATTCCACAATCGATGGGGTCCTGAATACAAAATTGCATATACAAAACATTCCTCCACATATTACGGATGTACATTTAAGGTCATTATTGGGTAATGTTGGATTTATTAAAGACAtatgttattttaataaaagcaaaaaacaaatgaacaataataactTTGCTAATAAGAAGATTTATAACACTGCTTTGGTTACATTTAATACACATGAAGAGGCCTTAAatgttttgaaaaatattaagaacTTAATCGATACAAGTGGAGAAGAAAGAAATATTGATGCTAAGTTTGCTGTTCCAAATGTAAGTAttaacaataacaataataataataatagtaataccTTTTTtcagaaaaataatatgaacaataccAACTTTTCACAAGGATCTACGAACTATGGAAGTAATTACAATAGCGAGAATTTCcaaggaaataataatatgaacaattataatttttataataataatagtagtaataataataataataaccaaACAAATACTCAAAACAATTTTATGAAcagaaatatgaaaaataaaaatatgaataacaacaacaacaataataatagtaataataatatgatgatgaatatgaactttaataataatcaacAGATGAATAATAATCCTATGCTGAATCAGAACAATTTTATgcttaacaataataataattataacaacaatgctaaaaatgtaaatgatATGTATAGAGATGGAGAAATGTCACCAAACCACTtaaacaataacaataataatatcaacaataataataataataataacaataataataataataataataataatgttatgTTTAGACAAAACAATTCTCATCTAGCTCAAATGTATCAAGCAAATGATAATTCTTTAGAAGATGTAGAAAATGTTGATGGTTTAAGTTTATGGGAAATGTATAAAGacaaaaataacaatattttttattataacaatCTAACCAAGCATAGCCAATGGCATAAACCTGTTCACCCAAACAAATTATTCCAgtataacaataatgaaaaaacaaaacaaaatggACCTAGTGGAAGTAACCTATTTATTTTCCACATACCTAGTGAATGGACAGACCTTGATTTATTCCAACATTTCTGTTGTTTTggtaatattatatcatcaaAAATTCAAAGAGACAGTACTGGAAGAAATTCAGGATTTGGATTTGTAAGCTATGACAATGTTATTAGTGCTCAACATGCTATTCAATTTATGAATGgttattttgtaaataacaaatatttgAAAGTTCAACTCAAAAAAGGGGAAACTGTGGAAAATACAAATTCGtaa
- a CDS encoding p25-alpha family protein, putative has protein sequence MENAFYVYTKNLPDMDSRTFVKILKDAKLLNKKFTTVDADLIFAKVKSKGAKRINYDQFLEAVKCIVEKNKLNYDKFVETLCQEASKGPILYGTKTENVRFFDDKSTFTGVHKQGGPSIIDKNKTQFSDLSEITDRSEYDIRGVKMDVAKNV, from the exons atggaaaacgCATTTTACGTGTATACCAAAAATTTACCTGACATGGACAGTCGAACGTTTGTGAAAATTTTAAAGGACGcta AATTGTTAAACAAGAAATTCACGACAGTTGATGCTGATCTTATATTTGCCAAAGTGAAGAGCAAAGGAGcaaaaagaattaattacGATCAGTTCTTGGAAGCTGTTAAATGCATTGtagaaaagaataaattaaattatgataaatttGTTGAAACACTTTGTCAGGAGGCATCAAAGGGACCAATTTTATACGGCACAAAAACCGAAAATGTAAGATTTTTTGACGATAAATCAACTTTTACAGGTGTTCATAAACAAGGAGGTCCAAGTAtaattgataaaaataaaactcaATTTTCTGACCTTTCCGAAATTACAGATCGTTCAGAATATGATATAAGGGGTGTTAAAATGGATGTAGCAAAAAATGtttaa
- a CDS encoding S-adenosyl-methyltransferase, putative, with product MLTFWTCLIFVLFLDIYDCFKIKNFEYPNTHPVYRNCSIKKCNSLHKGYYNSRTYQIKKNVQEPNEQTNKFDDTYIYHTPVLLREVIYYMMKDEENSSVSSFDQNMNDNRDTKCYSNNINSINNNINSINCSNSSKSQGYILEKTWCHLNNNMNRSSRSIKNCSFLNEKKDIEYIEECSENFNSKNTNNLCKNSYTTNYNNEQVNYYIDATLGGGGHTLEILNKIPNCRIIGIDKDIEALYYNKIKLKRFINNNKLKLIHGDYGNILHLLHLHSLPIFNYYSGILIDLGVSSHQLKCCDRGFSYKYNGILDMNMNKYTESQYLSKLFRNDNEHINDINDIKKNPKNSYNKLHNILNTYSLKKLKFIIDTYGEEKKALKIAKKIIQWRKENGMILTTFQLKNIILSTCKQNYKSNNKVLSRVFQAFRIYINQELKTLKQLLISSHKLLKTGKKLIVITYHSLEKKCVELFIEKNKQKWTKLHQNVMPSDEEIKLNKSARSAKMFIYKKN from the coding sequence ATGCTTACCTTTTGGACctgtttaatttttgttttgttccTAGATATTTATGACTgctttaaaataaaaaattttgaatACCCCAATACGCATCCTGTTTATAGAAATTGTTCTATTAAAAAATGCAATTCATTACATAAGGGATATTATAACAGTCGTAcgtatcaaataaaaaaaaatgttcaaGAGCCTAATGAGCAAACCAACAAATTTGATGacacttatatatatcacaCTCCCGTTTTATTGAGGgaagtaatatattatatgatgaaGGATGAGGAAAATTCTTCGGTCTCATCATTTGATCAAAACATGAATGATAATAGGGATACAAAAtgttatagtaataatataaatagtataaataataatattaatagtattaATTGTAGTAATAGTAGTAAATCCCAGGGTtatattttagaaaaaacATGGTGTcatcttaataataatatgaatagatCAAGCAGAAGCATAAAGAATTGTTCTTtcttaaatgaaaaaaaagatatagaaTATATTGAAGAATGTAGTGAAAATTTTAATTCAAAGAATACAAACAATTTGTGTAAAAATAGTTACAcaacaaattataataatgaacaaGTTAATTATTACATAGATGCAACGTTAGGTGGAGGTGGTCATACATtagaaattttaaataaaattccAAACTGTAGAATAATAGGAATAGATAAAGATATTGAAGCATTATATtacaacaaaataaaattgaagagatttattaataataataaattaaaattaatacatgGAGATTATGggaatattttacatttgcTGCATTTACACTCACTTCCTATATTCAATTATTATAGTGGTATACTAATAGATTTAGGAGTATCTTCTCATCAATTAAAATGTTGTGATAGAGGATTCagctataaatataatggtATCTTAGATatgaatatgaataaatatacagAAAGTCAATATTTGTCAAAACTATTTAGAAATGACAATGAACATATAAAcgatattaatgatataaaaaaaaacccaaaaaatagttataataaacttcataatattttaaatacttatagtttaaaaaaattaaaatttattatagatACATATggtgaagaaaaaaaagctTTAAAAATTgctaaaaaaattattcaatGGAGAAAAGAAAATGGAATGATATTAACAACAtttcaattaaaaaatattatactttCAACTTgtaaacaaaattataaatctAATAATAAAGTTTTGTCAAGAGTATTTCAAGCCTTTcgaatttatattaatcaagaattaaaaacattaaaaCAATTGTTAATATCTTCTCATAAATTACTAAAAACTgggaaaaaattaattgtaATTACATATCAttctttagaaaaaaaatgtgttGAATTgtttattgaaaaaaataaacaaaagtGGACAAAACTTCATCAAAATGTTATGCCAAGTGATGaagaaattaaattaaacaaGTCAGCACGGTCAGCCAAAATgttcatttataaaaaaaattaa
- a CDS encoding protein-S-isoprenylcysteine O-methyltransferase, putative, translating to MNVKKYMICSFLLYILVLYYEILIFLINKNVYEILEKKNVYKVCNSYIHAFLKYGFVLFYIIVSFLPQRNVYKKRSKLNYIFAKLLLLYFIFFFIHFVINLFNNFPLNLFYLIIISFHLSEFFLSFLHNKENANYYNFLVNPNSVYVYFFILTLFEYYLKIFFFVFLNVYQKYINNQKILHKVLLINYFFLRNYIEKDKICTYTYTNQILIGTSIKVQKNILPNLNTIQNVYEYDKNSNIIYNSFSSKKYLSKKSPYLLSRPYNQYTQKVKQKYKSLKFINTLTYTQIKEQTNNNQYRNVNNTKDNLIINYDNLNNEGQCIFNYTNLTNILEKYTGKKFYKNFDLNNSFLYEIISKHKHVFHTYDIPENYEKKYNHYRFLVLLSLFFCITGMFLRIMGIINCSKSFSFYVLSSYSLEKKYMKRKHNLIKKGIYKYMRHPCYTGWFYYSIFLQLLLSNIFCFTLSFLLSWVYFYRTIKIEEKNLLECYNYEYQTYIEETRSTYIPFMTRI from the exons ATGAATGTGAAAAAATACATGATATGCTCGTtcttgttatatatattagtattgtactatgaaatattaatatttttaattaacaaGAATGTTTATGAAATATTAGAAAAGAAGAATGTTTATAAAGTGTGCAATTCTTATATACACGCATTTTTGAAATAtggttttgttttattttatatcatcgTGTCGTTTTTACCACAAAGAAATGTTTATAAGAAACGTAGTaaattgaattatatatttgctaaattattattgttatattttatattcttttttatacattttgttattaacttgtttaataatttcccacttaatttgttttatctaattattatatcttttcatttatctgaattttttttatcctttttacATAATAAAGAGAACgctaattattataatttcttaGTGAACCCTAATTCTGTATATGtatacttttttatattaacgTTGTTTGAATATTATCTAaagattttcttttttgttttcttaaacgtgtatcaaaaatatataaataatcaaaaaaTACTTCACAAggttttattaattaattatttcttcttACGAAATTATATAGAGaaagataaaatatgtacatacacatatacgAATCAAATATTAATAGGTACTTCTATAAAggttcaaaaaaatatattaccaaATTTAAATACAATTCAAAATGTTtatgaatatgataaaaatagtaatataatttacaacagcttttcttcaaaaaagtacttatcaaaaaaatcaccatatttattatctagACCATATAATCAATACACACAAAAAGTGAAACAGAAATATAAAAGTctcaaatttattaatacattgacttatacacaaataaaagaacaaacaaataataatcaatatAGAAATGTTAATAACACAAAAGATAatcttattataaattatgacaatttaaataatgaaggtcaatgtatttttaattatacgAATCTTACAAATATTCTTGAAAAATATACTGGAAAGAAATTCTACAAAAATTTTGATTTAAACAATTCTTTTCTATATGAAATTATTTCAAAACATAAACATGTATTTCATACATATGATATACcagaaaattatgaaaaaaaatataatcattataGATTCTTAGTTTTGCTATCCCTATTCTTTTGTATAACAGGGATGTTTCTAAGAATAATGGGTATAATCAACTGTTCAAAAAGTTTCTCATTTTATGTCCTCAGTTCCTATTctttggaaaaaaaatatatgaaaagaaaacataatttgataaaaaagggaatatataaatacatgaGGCATCCATGTTACACTGGGTGGTTTTATTATAGCATAT TTTTGCAGTTACTGCTGTCCAACATATTTTGCTTCACACtgtcctttttattatcatgggtttatttttatagaacaataaaaatagaagaaaaaaatttattagaaTGTTATAATTACGAATATCAGACATATATAGAAGAAACTCGTTCTACATA tatACCCTTTATGACCAGGATTTAA